From the Leptospira biflexa serovar Patoc strain 'Patoc 1 (Paris)' genome, one window contains:
- a CDS encoding adenylate/guanylate cyclase domain-containing protein has translation MFRSIRNAIHSVYCIRDQFPRYMSELLSEEEAMGALFAVRFRYVIGIALFASALANLSNIDTIWGYLVNFIAIGIYFINTFLHLHILKKHSSNWKTKYDYISLFVDNVLITMTILNWYWIKGNGNPNFLVKTPLLIFYLLPLSLCLFQYRFSLVVFSFVCFLLSYYSFIAAALLDPDAIVSLDWFSYVLGDEIILLDALVSKPVIYLILVFAISYGIFRSLRMLLKFAASETQKTTLSRYFSPDLVSEIVSDPEVLGKGKRQQVTVLFSDIRGFTQFSELLDPEELSIFLTEFRRRMVRVIFQNKGSLDKFIGDAVMVTFGTPLPSEIPGEDSRNAVSAAKSMLEELKNWNEERKSLGQVEIRIGIGIHSGEVFCGSIGSEERMEYTVIGDTVNTASRIESACKELHSSLLISEVVWSEIGKPNEWERFEGILLPGREQKINLYAIQP, from the coding sequence ATGTTCCGCTCCATTCGAAATGCCATCCATTCTGTTTATTGCATCCGTGACCAATTCCCAAGGTATATGTCGGAACTTTTATCGGAAGAAGAAGCAATGGGAGCTCTGTTTGCCGTACGGTTTCGTTATGTGATTGGAATTGCGCTTTTTGCCAGTGCTCTTGCAAATCTCAGCAATATCGATACGATTTGGGGGTATTTAGTCAATTTCATTGCGATTGGTATTTATTTTATCAATACATTTTTACATTTGCATATTCTAAAAAAACACAGTAGCAATTGGAAAACAAAATATGACTATATCAGTCTTTTTGTAGATAATGTGCTCATCACCATGACCATTCTCAATTGGTATTGGATCAAAGGAAATGGGAATCCAAACTTTTTAGTCAAAACTCCACTTTTGATCTTTTATTTACTCCCACTTTCCTTGTGTTTGTTTCAATACAGGTTTTCACTTGTCGTGTTTTCTTTTGTTTGTTTTTTACTCAGTTATTATTCATTCATCGCCGCAGCGTTACTTGACCCAGATGCCATTGTGAGTTTGGATTGGTTTAGTTATGTGTTAGGTGACGAAATCATCCTATTAGATGCTCTCGTTTCCAAACCAGTGATTTATTTGATTTTGGTCTTTGCCATTTCTTATGGAATCTTTCGTAGCCTTCGGATGCTTCTGAAATTTGCTGCTTCCGAAACACAAAAAACAACTCTCTCTCGGTATTTTTCTCCCGATTTGGTTTCGGAAATTGTATCGGATCCGGAAGTACTTGGGAAAGGAAAACGCCAACAAGTAACAGTGCTTTTCAGTGATATCCGCGGGTTCACTCAGTTTTCCGAACTCCTCGACCCTGAAGAGTTATCGATTTTTTTAACGGAATTTCGCAGACGAATGGTTCGTGTAATCTTCCAAAACAAAGGTAGTTTGGATAAGTTCATTGGGGATGCTGTGATGGTGACCTTTGGAACACCACTTCCTTCAGAAATACCCGGGGAGGATTCAAGGAATGCTGTGTCTGCCGCTAAATCAATGTTAGAAGAGCTAAAGAACTGGAATGAAGAACGAAAATCCCTAGGTCAGGTGGAGATCCGAATTGGCATTGGTATCCATTCCGGTGAGGTGTTTTGTGGGAGTATCGGTTCTGAAGAACGAATGGAATATACTGTGATTGGAGATACAGTGAATACGGCCTCACGGATTGAGTCGGCATGTAAGGAACTTCATTCATCCCTTCTCATCTCAGAAGTCGTATGGAGTGAAATTGGAAAACCAAACGAGTGGGAACGATTCGAAGGGATTTTATTACCAGGAAGGGAACAAAAAATTAATTTGTATGCGATCCAACCTTAG
- a CDS encoding HD domain-containing phosphohydrolase has protein sequence MSTNDTNIVPREKLAKFELTEESLNSFRKNQNIPLDLYNKDGQILIHKKRNPTEADFGKLLKFEMQGVYFLISELKKNKPNGSEKPYLEPGRTTKLFDIEKTARFAKQSQALIEELRKTSFSSDQAVFVQNSVNELLTDFTSNPDFELGIFNILEILSVAGVSVESELMTKRTVVAMGMKVRTRKIVNEGKEESNKKDHLSLMMASYLMDVGYSRLEVKQTPKLTKEEYAVVQQHPIISYLMTLPAPEVESHVRTLILNHHRPYRGNGVNNNFPDPRSLFTKLMSVRDKYNREVGKERITQDIELQLHLQENNVTTSSFEEDIAILSLASEYASLTSNQPWRPAFKSSTALKMILNDSFFSYSNKNIRHLLDYVGSSLTNNENIINFGDFVITASVDSEKRAHFDICLVLDVGRYQTRPKLQRICSINPIFQKGIKFKIADFDLKSIKIDRRKAIMDLALQAGTTRVIYTIDPELNPALHEAVYKLNLNA, from the coding sequence ATGAGCACAAACGATACAAATATAGTACCTAGAGAAAAGCTCGCAAAATTTGAGTTAACCGAAGAATCATTAAATAGTTTCCGAAAAAACCAAAACATACCACTTGATTTATACAATAAAGACGGCCAAATATTAATTCATAAAAAAAGAAACCCGACAGAAGCAGACTTTGGCAAACTTTTAAAATTTGAAATGCAAGGTGTATACTTCCTCATTTCCGAGTTAAAAAAAAACAAACCAAATGGTTCTGAGAAACCTTACTTAGAACCAGGAAGAACCACCAAACTATTTGATATTGAAAAAACGGCACGCTTCGCCAAACAATCACAGGCGCTCATCGAAGAATTAAGAAAAACATCCTTTTCCTCCGACCAAGCAGTCTTTGTTCAAAATTCCGTCAATGAACTCCTCACAGATTTTACAAGTAACCCAGACTTTGAGCTCGGGATCTTTAATATCTTAGAAATTCTCAGTGTGGCGGGAGTTTCTGTGGAATCGGAACTAATGACCAAACGGACGGTTGTTGCCATGGGAATGAAAGTCCGAACTCGTAAAATTGTGAACGAAGGCAAAGAAGAATCCAATAAAAAAGATCATTTGAGTCTTATGATGGCAAGTTACTTAATGGATGTTGGATACTCAAGGCTTGAGGTCAAACAAACTCCTAAACTCACAAAGGAAGAGTATGCGGTTGTCCAACAACACCCTATCATCAGTTATTTGATGACACTCCCGGCTCCGGAAGTCGAATCCCACGTTCGGACACTCATCTTAAACCACCACAGACCCTACCGTGGCAATGGCGTGAATAATAATTTCCCAGACCCAAGGTCACTTTTCACCAAACTCATGTCAGTTCGTGATAAGTACAATCGTGAAGTGGGAAAAGAAAGGATCACCCAAGACATCGAACTCCAACTCCATTTACAAGAGAACAATGTTACCACTTCCAGCTTCGAAGAAGACATTGCCATTTTGTCTCTTGCGAGCGAATACGCATCTCTCACCTCGAACCAACCTTGGCGTCCTGCGTTTAAATCATCAACTGCCCTCAAGATGATTCTCAATGATTCATTTTTTTCTTATAGCAACAAAAACATTCGCCACCTTCTCGATTATGTGGGAAGTTCTCTCACCAATAACGAGAACATCATCAACTTCGGTGATTTTGTGATCACAGCATCTGTGGATTCGGAAAAACGAGCTCATTTTGATATTTGCCTAGTCCTTGATGTAGGCAGGTACCAAACAAGACCCAAACTCCAAAGGATCTGTAGTATCAATCCCATTTTCCAAAAAGGGATTAAATTCAAAATTGCTGACTTCGATCTCAAAAGTATCAAAATTGATCGAAGGAAAGCGATTATGGATTTGGCCTTACAAGCAGGGACCACTAGGGTGATTTATACCATTGATCCGGAACTCAACCCCGCCTTACACGAAGCAGTTTATAAATTAAATCTGAATGCCTAA
- a CDS encoding acyl-CoA dehydrogenase family protein: MSIVTTKKSSFDLFNPTEDHLSLRQSVASFAERELDEQAKENDETESFNHMLFKRLGSELGIFGITVPEEDGGHGLDPLASVIIHEEMSRFDPGFTLSYLAHEVLFVNNFFYSSNASQRSRYLSKVITGEWIGGMGMTEPGAGTDVLGMTTQAVKKGDRYIINGVKQYITNGSVGQVFVLYTKLDKNAKKMTSFVVESSYKGFSVGKKEEKMGMRSSPTTQLVFEDMEVPEENLLGVENGAITHMMRNLEIERVTLAAQSLGIARRCVDIMCDYTVRHREAFGKKLMEFGQIQRLIAESYADYQAARALVYQVASELGPDVRNSLGAASAKLVATQMAERVSRNAIQVLGGYGYCREYPVERLHRDAILLSIGGGTNEAMQKNIASDLKKLWSE, from the coding sequence ATGAGTATTGTTACGACCAAAAAATCTTCTTTTGATTTATTCAATCCAACAGAAGACCATCTCTCCCTACGACAATCCGTTGCTTCCTTTGCAGAACGTGAACTAGACGAACAAGCAAAAGAAAATGATGAAACAGAATCTTTTAATCATATGTTATTCAAACGCCTCGGTTCCGAACTGGGAATCTTTGGGATCACAGTACCTGAAGAAGATGGTGGGCATGGGCTTGATCCACTTGCATCCGTCATCATCCATGAAGAGATGAGTCGTTTTGATCCAGGGTTCACACTTTCTTATTTAGCACACGAAGTCCTCTTTGTGAATAATTTCTTTTATAGTTCGAATGCATCGCAACGCAGTCGTTACCTGAGTAAGGTGATCACTGGGGAATGGATCGGTGGAATGGGAATGACGGAACCTGGGGCAGGGACTGATGTTCTGGGAATGACAACCCAAGCCGTCAAAAAAGGAGATCGATATATCATCAATGGAGTGAAACAATACATCACAAATGGTTCTGTCGGCCAGGTTTTTGTATTGTATACAAAGTTAGACAAAAACGCGAAAAAGATGACCTCCTTTGTGGTCGAGTCGTCGTACAAGGGTTTTTCGGTCGGAAAAAAAGAAGAAAAGATGGGAATGCGATCCTCTCCTACCACACAATTAGTCTTTGAAGATATGGAAGTTCCTGAAGAGAATTTACTTGGCGTAGAAAATGGAGCGATCACACATATGATGCGCAATTTAGAAATCGAACGAGTGACTCTTGCGGCCCAATCTTTGGGAATTGCACGTCGTTGTGTGGACATTATGTGTGATTATACAGTTCGCCACAGAGAAGCCTTTGGAAAAAAACTAATGGAATTTGGTCAAATCCAAAGGTTAATTGCGGAATCTTATGCGGATTACCAAGCGGCAAGGGCGCTTGTCTACCAAGTGGCAAGTGAACTTGGTCCCGATGTAAGAAACTCGCTTGGTGCAGCATCCGCTAAACTTGTAGCTACCCAAATGGCAGAACGTGTTTCTAGGAACGCCATACAGGTATTAGGTGGATATGGTTACTGCCGTGAATACCCTGTCGAAAGACTCCACAGAGATGCCATTCTTTTGAGCATTGGTGGTGGGACAAACGAAGCCATGCAAAAAAACATCGCAAGTGATCTAAAAAAACTTTGGTCGGAGTGA
- a CDS encoding phytoene desaturase family protein translates to METEWDVIVLGSGLGGLSAALAFATKGKRVLVLEKSISPGGCASSFWKNGYLFESGATTLVGFERGLPLDRFSKELGVKFPIIPLERSMVVHLNGSRIERFQDRTLWISESLRVFGGGLRMKFFWKLCFFVSDRLWNLSARYKWFPFRTFGDIRKTIFVFRPLDLIVFLFSFVSIRFVQKILFLHQNKDWNSFLDEQLLITNQTTAVDAPFGMAAAGLTYPNLQNYIVPGGMVELANTILRSLSEKKGEILYKQEVVKVRKLTVPKNGSPGSIETNTVWEVVTKNRENNVFRAPILVSNLPVWNLTELAVDLPRLKQKVGAMEKGIWGAFTMGIVVLVGTEYELLASECLHHQIHLPEDLPYGGGKSVFVSISHPKDTVRTKDGSYTLSLSTHIKDPEVWKRDKDYPAKKKEIESILISVLEKEFDWFQREKILFSHSATPVTWQTWTGRKFGRVGGIPSSYFFNPFRMVSNRSEDPSLLLTGDTVYPGQGIPAVVLGGLNAVEQFYGRKRG, encoded by the coding sequence ATGGAAACAGAATGGGATGTGATTGTCCTTGGCTCAGGCCTTGGGGGGCTCAGTGCTGCCTTGGCCTTTGCTACAAAGGGCAAACGGGTTTTGGTTCTCGAAAAAAGTATCTCACCTGGCGGTTGTGCCTCAAGTTTTTGGAAAAATGGATATCTGTTTGAATCCGGTGCCACAACTCTCGTTGGTTTTGAACGAGGATTGCCTTTGGACAGATTTTCGAAAGAACTTGGTGTAAAGTTCCCCATCATACCCTTAGAACGGTCGATGGTCGTCCATCTGAACGGATCCCGAATTGAAAGGTTTCAAGACCGAACGTTATGGATCAGTGAATCCTTACGTGTGTTCGGCGGTGGACTGCGCATGAAATTCTTTTGGAAACTTTGTTTTTTTGTATCTGATAGGCTTTGGAATTTGTCAGCACGCTACAAATGGTTTCCGTTTCGGACTTTTGGGGATATTAGAAAAACAATATTTGTCTTCCGCCCACTTGATCTCATCGTCTTTTTGTTTTCCTTTGTTTCCATACGATTTGTCCAAAAAATTTTATTTTTGCATCAAAACAAAGATTGGAATTCCTTTTTAGACGAACAACTTCTCATCACAAACCAAACCACTGCAGTGGATGCCCCATTTGGTATGGCCGCCGCTGGTCTTACCTATCCGAATTTACAAAACTATATTGTGCCAGGGGGTATGGTCGAACTGGCAAATACCATTCTTCGGAGTTTGTCTGAAAAAAAAGGAGAGATCCTTTATAAACAGGAAGTGGTCAAGGTCAGAAAATTAACAGTTCCAAAAAATGGAAGTCCAGGATCGATCGAAACCAACACAGTTTGGGAAGTGGTTACTAAAAATAGAGAAAACAATGTTTTCCGAGCCCCCATCCTTGTCTCGAACCTTCCTGTATGGAATTTGACCGAACTTGCCGTAGACCTCCCTCGATTGAAACAGAAAGTGGGCGCGATGGAAAAGGGAATCTGGGGTGCTTTTACCATGGGGATTGTCGTTCTGGTAGGCACAGAATACGAGTTGCTTGCATCTGAATGCCTCCACCACCAAATCCATTTGCCAGAGGATTTACCCTATGGTGGAGGAAAGTCAGTCTTTGTATCCATCTCACATCCCAAAGATACCGTTCGCACAAAGGACGGAAGTTATACCCTCTCTCTTTCTACCCACATAAAAGACCCAGAAGTATGGAAACGAGATAAAGACTATCCAGCCAAGAAAAAAGAAATCGAATCCATCCTCATATCGGTTTTGGAAAAAGAGTTTGATTGGTTCCAAAGGGAAAAAATTTTATTTTCTCACTCTGCAACGCCTGTTACATGGCAAACTTGGACAGGGCGAAAATTTGGTAGAGTCGGAGGGATTCCTTCCTCTTATTTTTTTAATCCCTTTCGGATGGTTTCCAATCGTTCGGAGGACCCAAGTCTTTTGTTAACAGGAGATACGGTTTACCCAGGACAAGGGATCCCTGCTGTGGTACTTGGTGGGCTCAATGCTGTGGAACAATTCTACGGAAGAAAGAGAGGTTGA